Genomic window (Candidatus Eisenbacteria bacterium):
CTCGCCCGCGAGATGGGCGTAGAGCTCGAGCAGCCCGCCCACGATCCACTCGGGCATCCCGGCGCCCAGCATCCCCGCGCGAGCCGCCTCGGGCGGCACCTCCACGTGGCGCACCTGCTTCCCCGTCGCGGCCGCGATCTTCTCCCCCATCTGCGAGTAGGTGAGCCCCTCCGGTCCCGTGATCGTG
Coding sequences:
- a CDS encoding SDR family NAD(P)-dependent oxidoreductase; the encoded protein is TITGPEGLTYSQMGEKIAAATGKQVRHVEVPPEAARAGMLGAGMPEWIVGGLLELYAHLAGEVTRVTEQIAGKAPITFDQFARDHAAAFRGERVPA